From Paraglaciecola sp. L1A13:
TGCGTGAGCATCGCTGAATTGCGCTCTGTGCGTTTACGGTTAGTGATATCGATACCAGACGGAATAAGCTGAATTACGCTGCCATGTTCATCAAAAATCGGGTGCAACATAAAATCAATATCAATAAAGGCATTGTCGCCAAGGCGCGCAATGGTGTCGAACCGCGATGGCACGCCGTGCTTAGCTTTATTAATTGAGCGGTGAATGAGCTGCTGAACTTTCGTGTCGTGGGACCACCAATAGGTTTCTTCGAACGGTAAGCCAATGACTTCGCTTTCTTTTAAAGAAGCAGATACCAAAGCTGTTTTGTTGGCCTCGCGCAGGATCCCGTCAGGGGTCATGACCCCCATAAATACCGCAAAACGTTCTAACACGTCGGTAACGACTTTACCGTTATTTTCTGCGGCAAGTATTTTGTGATTACCGCGGAACGAGTCAAGCTCGGTCTGTTGCCGAGCATATTTGGTGAACAACAGACTTAACAGCATACTGAGCGAGAAAAACCATAGCGCTTGTAAAGAGAACGCAGATATAAGTGCATAGGGAATATGATGACTGAAAATATAACTGACCACGCATATGGCACTAAAGGCAATTAGACTGGTGGCGGTTTTCTTCTTGTTAATAGATGTGATCAGTACGGCAGGCAAAAATAACCACAGTGCTTCACCCGGCGCAAATGCACTAACCAAAAGCGTTGCGAAAAAAGTCGCCATAGCAAATGCGAAAAATGCCCACAAGTAGCCTGTTAGGTACCCATAGACGTCTTGAAATTGGGTGCGAAAATGCATTATGTAAATCCGTTCGTAGAGGGAATATTAGCCTTCTTAATCTTCGGCGATTCTGCACGGTTCTACAGTTATTTCAAGCTTAGTTGATAAATAAAAAAGCCGTTTAGGTTGACCCTAAACGGCTATGCAGTTTGAAATATCAAATAGGTCTACGTAGTGACCCACTAAATAGTTTATTTACTGATCCTTTTGTACTTCAAGCGATGAGGTTCAACCACATCTTTGCCTTGGGTTTCTTTTAGCCAAGTCGAGTACTCGGTGTAGTTACCGGCAAAAAAGTTAATTTTACCTTCATCACGGTAATCCATGATGTGCGTAGCGATACGGTCAAGGAACCAGCGATCATGGGAAATAACCATGGCACAGCCGGGAAATTCAAGTAGCGCGTTTTCTAGGGCGCGTAACGTTTCTACGTCCAAGTCATTGGTGGGTTCATCGAGTAATAGCACGTTACCACCGGCTTTTAGCAACTTAGCTAAATGTACTCGGTTACGTTCACCACCAGATAAGTCTTTAATAAACTTTTGCTGGTCATTACCTTTAAAGTTAAAACGGCCGCAATACGCACGACTATTTAATTCGAAGTTGCCGATGCGAATAATGTCTGAATCGTCAGAAATTTCTTTGTAAACGGTATTATTGCCGTCCATATGATCACGGAACTGATCAACACTGGCTAATTTCACCGTCTTACCAACAATAACCTCGCCAGAATCTGCTTTTTCTTCACCGCTTAACATTCTGAATAAAGTCGATTTACCGGCACCGTTTGGTCCAACGATACCGACGATGGCGCCTTTAGGCATGGCGAAGGTTAAGTCATCAATTAATAAGCGATCGCCGTAGCTTTTACGTAGGTGGTTAACTTCGATAACTTGCTCACCTAAACGCTCACCCGGTGGAATAAACAATTCATTGGTTTCATTGCGTTTCTGATAGTCACCCGTGCTTAGCTCTTCAAAGCGAGCCATACGCGCTTTACTTTTCGATTGGCGACCTTTGGCGTTTGAACGAACCCATTCTAATTCGGTTTTAATCGATTTTTGACGGGCACTTTCGGTTTTCTCTTCTTGTTGTAATCGGGCGTCTTTTTGCTCTAACCAAGATGAGTAGTTGCCTTCCCATGGAATACCTTGGCCACGGTCAAGCTCTAAAATCCATCCTGCTACATTATCTAGGAAATAACGGTCATGGGTGATGGCCACAACGGTGCCTTCATAGTCATGTAGGAAACGCTCTAACCAAGCAACAGATTCTGCATCTAAGTGGTTGGTTGGTTCATCGAGTAATAGCATGTCGGGTTTTTCAAGCAATAAACGACATAGGGCGACTCGTCGGCGCTCACCACCTGATAATATGCTGACATCTGCATCCCAAGGCGGCAAACGCAAAGCATCGGCGGCGCGTTCAAGAGCATTATCTAAGTTGTGACCGTCTTTACTTTGAATAATAGCCTCTAGCTCGCCTTGTTCTTTGGCGAGGGCATCAAAATCGGCGTCTTCTTCGGCGTAAGCTGCGTAGACTTCTTCAATGCGCTTTAACGCGTGAACTACATCGGCCACGGCTTCTTCGATATTACCGCGCACATCTTTGCTTTCATCGAGTTTGGGTTCTTGTGGTAAGTAACCAATCTTTAAGCCTGCTTGGGGAATAGCTTCGCCTTCAATGTCTTTATCAAGACCAGCCATAATTTTGAGCAAGGTTGATTTACCCGAGCCGTTTACGCCCAGTACCCCAATTTTGGCACCGTGGAAGAAGCTCAGGGAAATGTCTTTAAGAATAAACTTGTTCGGAGGCACGATTTTGCCCACACGATTCATGCTATATACGTATTGCGCCATGATGTAAATTACTCCAGAAAATTTGGCCTATTGTAAACACTGGGCATAAGCGATGAAAGCATAAGCTGAGACTATTTTTGTATTTAACGCTGGTGATGACTTGAATGGATAAATTGGTTTATGTATCCATTTGATATTAAGGTGATTAGTTAGGTTTTAGTGAAGCCTTTTGCTGTTGTGCATTGGCACACATTCATTGACAAAATTCGAAGTGCATAGCCTTCGTCACTCGCGTAGTATTTGCTCCACTGCCAAGTATTAAAAACCACAAGATTCATAAGCTAAAACATTAAAAGAGAGTGCTATGTTAAAAAAATCTACTATTTTCGTTATTTGTGCGGGACTCTTTTGTCAACCAGTATTGGCTAGTCGCTTAGTTGAAAATGCACTGGTTGAATATGCTGGTCAAGAGTTAGACAGCGCTAAAGCATTGCTGATTAAAACGGTCAATATTAACAGTGGCACAATGAATTTTGCTGGGGTGAAAGAAATAGGCGATATTATGCGCCAAGAATACGACGCGCTGGGTTTTAAAACCGAGTGGGTTGACGGCAGCGAATTTAACCGGGCAGGACATTTAGTGGCGACCTATGAGTCGAGCACCCATCCTACGGGAACAAAGTTACTGTTGATTGGCCATTTAGACACAGTATTCGCCAAAGACGATAACTTTCAAAGTGCCAAAGAAATAAACAGTGAGCACATCGCTGGCCCTGGCATTTCTGATATGAAAGGCGGAAACGTGATCATGTTAGCGGCGATTAAGTCGCTAAAAGCGCAAAATATGTTGCAGCGCCTAAATATCAAAGTGGTATTAACCGGCGACGAAGAGTCGAGTGGGCGTCCATTGGCAAAATCAAAAAAGGCGTTGGTCGATGCGGCGAAGTGGGCTGATGTTGCGCTTGGATTTGAAGATGCCGACGGTGATATTCGCACAGCGGTAACCGCTAGACGCGGCGCGGCGACGTGGCAAGTAACCACGTCAGGCAATGCGGCGCATTCATCACAAATTTTTACTGAAAAAGTTGGAGATGGCGCCATTTTTGAAATGGCCCGTATTTTACAAGCATTTCGTTTGCAGTTGGCTGAGTTGCCACTCCTTAGCTTCAACCCTGGAGTGATTGCGGGTGGTACGCGGGTAACACCGAATAAAGGCGGTGACGAAGTCACTGCCTTTGGTAAGACCAATGTAGTCGCGCAAAGTGCAACGGTAAAAGGTGGTTTGCGGGCTGCGTCTGAAGAGCAACTGATAGAAGCGCAAAAAATCATGCAAGAAGTTGTTAGCCAACATCTTGCGCAAACCGATGCTACCTTCACATTTGACGATGGCTATCCGCCAATGAAAGAAACCAAAGGTAATAAGTCACTACTGGCCCAGTACAGCCAAGTCAGTGTTGATTTAGGCTATGGCCCTGTTAGTGCGGTTAACCCGCGTAATGCGGGTGCCGCCGATATCTCGTTTACCGCTGGGCACGTAAAAATGGCCATAGACGGGTTGGGCTTAATGGGCGACGGAGGGCATACCAAAGAGGAAGTGGCCGACATGACCACCTTTAAGCAAAACATCGAGAAAACAGCCGTATTGATGTATCGCTTATCTAATCCTTAATGAAGTCATTATGCCGTTCGTACAATGAACATACAGTAGACTCTAAGCCAAATTGGCGTTAGCGCTGTCAGTGCTAATCAATGGGTCTATAACACGACTATCGCTGAGCGGCTTGTGACACCTTGCTAGGTCACAACAGTTAGCATTGGCCGCTTAGTTTGCAATCGCTCTATTTTAAGAGTGCCAAAGGAGGAATATGAAATCGTTTAATTGGGGCATTATCGGCCCAGGTTCAATTGCAGATATGTTCGCTGACGCGTTAGCGCCGTCAACGCGGGGCAAACTATACGCGGTAGCCAGTCGTAACCTAGCCAAAGCGCAAGCCTTTGCTGACAAATACTCAGTGAGTAGCGCAGCAGGTGAAACAGCTGCAGCTGATAATGACTCAGCGGTTAAAGACCAGAAACCCAAGGCTTACGGCAGTTATCAAGAGTTGCTTGACGATCCCAAGGTAAACGCCGTGTACATTGCAACACCGCAAAGCCTGCATTATCAACAAGCCAAAATGTGCTTAGAGGCTGGCAAACATGTATTGATGGAAAAACCGTTGACCATAAATGCTGCGCAAACTGAAAAACTCATAGCACTGGCGCAAAGTAAAAATTTACTGCTGCAAGAAGGGCTATGGAGCCGTTTTATGCCGTGTTTTGAGCAAGTAAAATTGTGGCTAGATGAAGACCGTATTGGTGAGCTGCAATATATTTGTTCGGATATTGGCTTTGCCTTTGGTGATGAGCAAGGGCATAGATTGCATGATCCAAATTTAGGTGGCGGAGCGTTACTCGATTTAGGAGTGTATAGCATTACGCTTAGTCAGTGCTTGATGCAGGAACATCCAAGCGAAATAAGTGCTATGAGCCACTTTGGCAAACGTGAAGTAGATGAAAATACCGTCGTTAGTATGCGCTACCCGTCAGGGCGTTTTGCGCAGTTCACCTGCACCATTGCTGCACAGGCGAGTAATACCATGACGTTAATGGGCACGAAAGGGCGCATCGTGTTGCCCTATATGTTCTGGAACGGGAACAAGGCCATCTTACAAAAAGAAGGTGCCCAAGACGAAGTGATTGAATTTTCTCATCGTGTTAATGGCTTTGAATATCAAATCGAAGAAGCCATGAAAATGATCGATAAAAAGCGCGTGTGCAGCCAATTTATGCCCCATGACGACAGCCTTGCTGTGATGCAAACCATGGACGAAATTCGCCGCCAAATTGGCCTGAAATTTAGCCCTGACGCAGAGCGCATTTAGGGCGAGATGGTCACCGCTGTATAAGTGGTGATCTATCTTTACATTATTCAGTTATAAAACATTGCATTAAAGCTATGTACAAAAAGTACAAAATGACTAGAATGTGCGCTCTTTTAAGCACTTAAATAGCCAGCGTAGCATTGCGTTTGATGGAATTTGCAGCCACGGCGTTAAGTGTCTATTGAGAATGTTGATTCTTGATAGGCCACAGCGTAACGGTTTAGCTAGTTCTATTAAGCAAGTGTAGCGGGCGCCCCTGAGGAGACCTGATGTTATCACGTGACATGAATATTGCCGATTTTGATCCCGAATTGAGTCAAGCTATCGCGCAAGAAACCCAGCGCCAAGAAGATCACATTGAGCTGATCGCCTCTGAAAACTACTGTAGTCCCCGGGTGCTTGAAGCCCAAGGTTCACAGTTAACCAATAAATACGCTGAAGGCTATCCGCACAAACGCTATTACGGCGGCTGTGAATATGTCGATGTTGCTGAAGACTTAGCCATCGCACGGGCAAATCAATTATTCGGTTCTGATTACGCTAACGTACAACCTCATTCAGGCTCACAAGCCAACTCAGCGGTCTTTATGGCATTGCTTGAAGCGGGCGATACCGTATTAGGTATGAGTTTGGCTCACGGTGGTCACTTGACGCACGGTGCCCACGTTAGCTTTTCAGGTAAAACCTATCACGCAGTACAATATGGTATTGATGAGCAAACGGGTAAAATCGATTATGACGCCGTTGAAGCATTAGCCTTAGAGCATAAGCCTAAAATGGTTATTGCTGGTTTCTCAGCGTACTCTGGTATTGTTGATTGGCAGCGTTTCCGTGAAATCGCTGACAAAGTAGGCGCATTTTTATTGGTTGATATGGCACACGTTGCTGGTTTAGTCGCGGCTGGTTTGTATCCAAACCCACTGCCTCATGCCCACGTTGTTACCACGACTACCCATAAAACCCTAGCGGGCCCGCGTGGTGGTTTGATTTTGTCAGCTTGTGGCGATGAAACCATTTATAAAAAATTAAACAGTTCAGTTTTCCCTGGTAATCAAGGCGGCCCGTTATGCCATGTTATCGCGGCTAAAGCAGTGGCGTTTAAAGAAGCCCTACAGCCTGACTTTAAAGAATACCAGCAACAAGTATTACTAAATGCCAAGGCAATGGTTAGCGTAATGCAAGAACGCGGTTACAACATCGTGTCTGGCGGCACTGAAAACCATTTGTTCTTACTTGATTTGATTGCGAAAGACATCACAGGTAAAGATGCTGACGCCGCCCTAGGCCGCGCAAACATCACTGTAAACAAAAACTCAGTACCAAACGACCCACGTTCACCGTTTGTTACCAGTGGTTTACGTATCGGTTCACCCGCGATTACCCGCCGCGGCTTCAAAGAAGCCCAAGCGAAACAAGTCGCGACGTGGATTTGTGATGTTATCGACAATATCGAAGATGAATCCGTCATCGAACGCGTTAAAGGCGAAGTACTGGCCCTGTGCGGCGAGTTCCCTGTTTACGGCTAAACTGTAGATAGTTCGCATAATAAAAACGCACCTTTTTAGGTGCGTTTTTTTGTGGCTAATTGATTGAGTTCAGTTCCTAAGTCAAAGAGCGCGTCAAATAATTGACTCTATAACCAATAGTTTAGTTCGGTTTCGATAGTATTTGAAGATGCTGTCTAAGCCGCCTTCTCAACGGAAAGTGTGTTCAATCAAGCTATCGGCCTAATATTAAGGCTTATTCAGTGTTAACAACATTTAGCAGAGTTTGATACTTAGTGTCTAACTTTTTAATTGGCGTGAAATTTGCTCAGCTAATCTATTAATATTATTTGATTTAAGTTGTGGATATCAAAATGTCGCGATTGATAAAAGTTACGTCCCTTACTCTAGTATCTAGCGTGTTATTTGGTTGTTCTTCTTTTAATTCTATGGATTCATTTAACGTGTTCGCTGATGGTGAGCCAAGCCCTCAAACACGGTTGTGTGCTGACGACACCGGCGAGTTTCACGAATGTCACGACATGCTCATAGATAACACCCAAGTAAAGGTTGTTGAGCGTGATCCCCGTTTATTTCATACTGATTTTAATTTTCAGCGTCTCGGTGAATATACCGAACAGATGGCAACGGATATGCAATTCGACTTACGAGATAGCATGATTGATACACCGGTGGCGGTGGCATCTTTTGTCTATTTAGACTCATCGCTACAATCAACCAACGAATTAGGCATTCAATTGGCTGAGAGCCTTATGAGTGAGTTGCAAAACGTAGGCTTGCCAATGAGCGATCATAAGCTGACTGGTTTGATCAATGTTAACGCCCAAGGAGACTTTGTTTTCTCACGCAATAAACTTGAATTAAAAAATAACCCAAACATTGGCTATGTGGTCACAGGCACCATGATAAAAAATGCCCGAGGCGTCATGGTGAATGCGAGAATGATTAATATTAAATCTAACGAAGTGAAAGCTAGCGCATCGAAGTTTTTGCCAAAAGCTATTGTGGATAATTTGATCTAAAGCGGCTTAAAATTTTCAAGTCAGAAATCAAAAATTTTGTATCATGTTATTTTCCACCTTTTATCTTCCATTCACAGAACTTTATCATCCATCGGTAGCATAAATATAAAGCGCGGCAGCAATTTGCCTGACGCAGCTTTTCAAGGCGATGATTTGCCGTCAAAATTAGAACGCTGTGGGTTCTGCAAGCAATACTCATTAGCAATAGGCCTCAATGCAGCCCTACTCATAGTAGATGTCGTTTTATTCGATACGTGCGTATAAATTAATATACCTAAAAAGGTTGAATTTATTCACTTATTTGCATATATATCCACCCTTACTGAATACCCTTTCCAGATAAAAACAGGGAATACGAGGCATATGATGCCGTTTAAAGGACTAAATTCTAAGAAATCCCTATTAAAGATACGAATTGTTCATTTTTTAATCGGTTTGTGAGCTGATGATTTTTATTAAAGATTTATAACATGTAGCCGTTAAAGTAAATGTACCACTTAAGGCTTTTTGCAAATCGTTAATTGATAATCAAAGACAAGTCTTTTGACTCTTCAATTAGCATAACGTTGTTAGATAGGAGTGTTGCTATGCAACCAAATAAAACGAAAATCAGCTTGATCCTTGGAGCACTGTATTTGGGAGTGTCCGGCACTTCTATGGCCGCTTCCGAACCATTCATTATAACGGCTACAACAATTGAAGATGTAGAAATTGAGGAAACGACTCCACTCAGTTTTGGAGCTAATATCTTTATTACAACTGGCTCATGCACAATGGATGCTGCGGCACCTCCTACAGCTGATTTGCAAATCGGCAAAGGCGCAGATGATGCTGAAGTGGGTTACGGACTATTAAGTGGTGATGCTTGCATTGCTGGAGCAAAAGGAACACCTGGTGTATATACCGTTAGTGGTTCGGCAGGGTCAGTAGTTAATATTACCTTAGGGGGTATTACAACTGCTGATTTTACATATGTGCCTGACAGCAGTGCTTACAGTAGTTATGACGGTACGACAGGCGCAGATTCAATGGGAGCATTGTCTGCGTCTGCTACCACGACAGATACCTTAGCTGCAGCTGACGAAGACAGTGCGGCTACAACTCAGCATGCAATTGGTGGCGAATTAGTCTTCACGTTAGGTGGCACCCTGACAATATTGCAAGATTTAACGCCCGAAACTGTTTACGACGCTGAAACCTTCTTAGTGACAGTAACTTACTAACTTACGTCAATTTAGTGACATTTATATGGATTAAAGGAGCTTTATAATGAAAGCTAATGTTTTACAAAAATCACTGATTACGGCAAGTTTGTTGGTCGGTTTGTCTGCCACTGCTAATGCAGCGGAAGAGCCTATGTCGTTTTCATTTGAGACAATAGTGGATGTATCTATAGCTGAACTTCAGGCTTTAGATTTCGGAGAAGATCTTGCTATAACTTCAAATACT
This genomic window contains:
- the ettA gene encoding energy-dependent translational throttle protein EttA, whose amino-acid sequence is MAQYVYSMNRVGKIVPPNKFILKDISLSFFHGAKIGVLGVNGSGKSTLLKIMAGLDKDIEGEAIPQAGLKIGYLPQEPKLDESKDVRGNIEEAVADVVHALKRIEEVYAAYAEEDADFDALAKEQGELEAIIQSKDGHNLDNALERAADALRLPPWDADVSILSGGERRRVALCRLLLEKPDMLLLDEPTNHLDAESVAWLERFLHDYEGTVVAITHDRYFLDNVAGWILELDRGQGIPWEGNYSSWLEQKDARLQQEEKTESARQKSIKTELEWVRSNAKGRQSKSKARMARFEELSTGDYQKRNETNELFIPPGERLGEQVIEVNHLRKSYGDRLLIDDLTFAMPKGAIVGIVGPNGAGKSTLFRMLSGEEKADSGEVIVGKTVKLASVDQFRDHMDGNNTVYKEISDDSDIIRIGNFELNSRAYCGRFNFKGNDQQKFIKDLSGGERNRVHLAKLLKAGGNVLLLDEPTNDLDVETLRALENALLEFPGCAMVISHDRWFLDRIATHIMDYRDEGKINFFAGNYTEYSTWLKETQGKDVVEPHRLKYKRISK
- a CDS encoding M20/M25/M40 family metallo-hydrolase, translated to MLKKSTIFVICAGLFCQPVLASRLVENALVEYAGQELDSAKALLIKTVNINSGTMNFAGVKEIGDIMRQEYDALGFKTEWVDGSEFNRAGHLVATYESSTHPTGTKLLLIGHLDTVFAKDDNFQSAKEINSEHIAGPGISDMKGGNVIMLAAIKSLKAQNMLQRLNIKVVLTGDEESSGRPLAKSKKALVDAAKWADVALGFEDADGDIRTAVTARRGAATWQVTTSGNAAHSSQIFTEKVGDGAIFEMARILQAFRLQLAELPLLSFNPGVIAGGTRVTPNKGGDEVTAFGKTNVVAQSATVKGGLRAASEEQLIEAQKIMQEVVSQHLAQTDATFTFDDGYPPMKETKGNKSLLAQYSQVSVDLGYGPVSAVNPRNAGAADISFTAGHVKMAIDGLGLMGDGGHTKEEVADMTTFKQNIEKTAVLMYRLSNP
- a CDS encoding Gfo/Idh/MocA family protein; translated protein: MKSFNWGIIGPGSIADMFADALAPSTRGKLYAVASRNLAKAQAFADKYSVSSAAGETAAADNDSAVKDQKPKAYGSYQELLDDPKVNAVYIATPQSLHYQQAKMCLEAGKHVLMEKPLTINAAQTEKLIALAQSKNLLLQEGLWSRFMPCFEQVKLWLDEDRIGELQYICSDIGFAFGDEQGHRLHDPNLGGGALLDLGVYSITLSQCLMQEHPSEISAMSHFGKREVDENTVVSMRYPSGRFAQFTCTIAAQASNTMTLMGTKGRIVLPYMFWNGNKAILQKEGAQDEVIEFSHRVNGFEYQIEEAMKMIDKKRVCSQFMPHDDSLAVMQTMDEIRRQIGLKFSPDAERI
- the glyA gene encoding serine hydroxymethyltransferase; the encoded protein is MLSRDMNIADFDPELSQAIAQETQRQEDHIELIASENYCSPRVLEAQGSQLTNKYAEGYPHKRYYGGCEYVDVAEDLAIARANQLFGSDYANVQPHSGSQANSAVFMALLEAGDTVLGMSLAHGGHLTHGAHVSFSGKTYHAVQYGIDEQTGKIDYDAVEALALEHKPKMVIAGFSAYSGIVDWQRFREIADKVGAFLLVDMAHVAGLVAAGLYPNPLPHAHVVTTTTHKTLAGPRGGLILSACGDETIYKKLNSSVFPGNQGGPLCHVIAAKAVAFKEALQPDFKEYQQQVLLNAKAMVSVMQERGYNIVSGGTENHLFLLDLIAKDITGKDADAALGRANITVNKNSVPNDPRSPFVTSGLRIGSPAITRRGFKEAQAKQVATWICDVIDNIEDESVIERVKGEVLALCGEFPVYG
- a CDS encoding FlgO family outer membrane protein; amino-acid sequence: MSRLIKVTSLTLVSSVLFGCSSFNSMDSFNVFADGEPSPQTRLCADDTGEFHECHDMLIDNTQVKVVERDPRLFHTDFNFQRLGEYTEQMATDMQFDLRDSMIDTPVAVASFVYLDSSLQSTNELGIQLAESLMSELQNVGLPMSDHKLTGLINVNAQGDFVFSRNKLELKNNPNIGYVVTGTMIKNARGVMVNARMINIKSNEVKASASKFLPKAIVDNLI